Within Anopheles nili chromosome 3, idAnoNiliSN_F5_01, whole genome shotgun sequence, the genomic segment TGATCTTCGGTGAATGCGGCACAAAACGGGCTCGGTCTAGACGTTTGTCATGCCTGCTCGTACCGGCAAACGTCCCACATTGCTTCCATCTGTTCCACACTCAAATTATGCCGGAACCCGAGACGCTGCGAAACATCCCAAACCGTACCAGTGTACAAAGCAGAGCGTAAAAACTTGTTCACCTCTGAGTTTTCGTCGCGTTTGTTGCGGTTCTTGTTCATGTCGTAATCCGAACAGTATTCGTACGGTTTTAGCAGCAAATCTGGATCCGTTGCGGGAGAAGGCTTGACTCGCTTAGATTCTTCGTTGCCAAAAAGTCCCTCAACAAAAGCCTTAAAACTTGCTTCGGTACGTTGGGTCGCCGTATGACGGAACTGCAATGCAAAAACGGTACATGTCACgcgaaatttataaaaaatatcatatttcGGCCCTACCATGAATTTGTTCGGTTGATAGCCGCTACCGAACACCTGCCAGTATTTTTCCTTAACACGTTGCCCAAGATACTTGAGGTCCTCCCAGCCCTGCACGGTCAGAGTAGACTCGTACTGCTCGGTTACGTTCGGATCCCAACGCCAGTTCTTCAGCATTTCCAAATCTTCATCGCACATGGCTCCATTATCAGGAGGGGTGCGGCgtgtgaaataattttccatgATTGCATCTTGCAGCTACACAAAAGATATTGCTATATGCTTTGAAAAGTTAGGCATGGCGCAGGCAAACACTTACCAATTTCAACTGCTTTGGCATCTCTATGATATCGCTCTTGCCTGGAAGCCTCGTTCCATGACGACTCAGTAGCCAAAATTTCACCGGCAAACAGTCTGCATGGAAGATGGCGGACAAATGTAATCATATGTGAAATTACTATGcatacaaattttttttttatattaaaccTACTTGGCACGATGTGTTGACGGTCGGTATCCGGTGCACGTGTGATTTCATACAACGTTTTTGTAGCGAAATGTTTCACCTGCTTCCGCTCGGGATCATCATTGTAACAATAGGATTCACAGCAAGAACTGCGTTGTGCAATGgcaaatttaaacaaacaatGGAGAAACAAAATCACGTGTATCACTCGTGGTACCATTTTTGTGAGTTGTCTAGAGATGATTCACACTAAAAATTAACGCAAACGTTGAAATATTCGTCCTAAGTTGTGCGTTCGACCAGAACAGTCATTAACGGTGCGTTGAAATACTTctgattatttaatttattaaacaaataatttagACTGCTTTCATTTATTAATAAATTACATAATGCATGGGCAATAGTATATTTCAAACCTTTTATATACGAGTAATTAAGAGAGTTTGTTTGTACGGACAACGCTATTTCCATTCAATCCAACGAATAAAGTTCTATTacattttttcccaccatttcAATGAGCTTCTATAACGTTGTAGTCAATGAACTTTTGTGACCGAAACGTCAGTCGATCATTCTATAGAACACTgaaattgatgtttttttgtggatACTAGAACCTTTGCCCTCGCAGGCAGATCGACGGCAGTTAATTTTATAGGCCATAGAAGGTCTCTCCGTTGGATTGAATCATTTCTATTTGATCATCACCTCAAAAATCAACATTTATTTCTTCCATTACGAGTTACAAATAGTGTAACGCAGACTATGAAACGCAAAATGTAGTTTTGCGCCAGAATATACACAACAAATAGGTAACATTTTTGAGCTAATATTCTAGCATCATTTTTATCACTTCACATACCAGCTTTAGTTTCATGAAAACGAGAACTATTTCGTGTGTTTCTAGAGTGCTATGACAAGAAAATTTCACTAACGTCCACCGCTTATCGATTTGTTACTGAACATGACGACAacgatttatttaaaatttgtgCACGTGTataatgattttaaaaatttgttatCGTTAGCGATACGTCCACCAAAAGCTATGCGCACTACCGGTAAGCCAATGATGATATAATGTCGGTACAAACGAACGCGATCGCGCAGCGATGACGATCTCCCCTCCACATTCAATGCTTGTACCTGCGGGCAGGTGTTGTGAGCGATCATCGTCATCACTAAAGGGAGTGGCCAACATAAAAAAGCTCCCTAACGATGCCCAATCTACCTGTGCAGAGCAGAAGACCTTTCAATGCTAGACACATCGGTTCACATTCCATCGCTCTCTTATGCATtcctttaatgtttttttcatttcacctttAACCGGTTTCTTCTATGTGACTCTTCTTTCACTTGTCCGTATTCCACCGAGGTTGAACtattttttcatgcttttttgtgattcatgttcaattcaattaaaacacaTCACGATGagtcttttacttttttgttgtataaAAGTGTTTTACCtttctatctatctatctatctatctatctatctatctatctatctatctatcaATCTATCTAGTGTTTAAAATAACCTATcagaatatttttattttactgatAAAACACTCACAAATCAGTGTTGCAAACGGACGACGACTGGCATTATAACAAACGAAAACTATTCTGATTGTTGATAAATAATTACTGACCCCTATCACCTTAAGCTCGTAAAACACACTTCACAGCACGAGTGCACTCACAGAGTATTTTGCATTACTTACATATACTTGCGATTGTAGATTATTTAGTGCCGATCGGCCAATTTTGT encodes:
- the LOC128723581 gene encoding LOW QUALITY PROTEIN: multiple inositol polyphosphate phosphatase 1 (The sequence of the model RefSeq protein was modified relative to this genomic sequence to represent the inferred CDS: substituted 1 base at 1 genomic stop codon), encoding MVPRVIHVILFLHCLFKFAIAQRSSCCESYCYNDDPERKQVKHFATKTLYEITRAPDTDRQHIVPNCLPVKFWLLSRHGTRLPGKSDIIEMPKQLKLLQDAIMENYFTRRTPPDNGAMCDEDLEMLKNWRWDPNVTEQYESTLTVQGWEDLKYLGQRVKEKYWQVFGSGYQPNKFMFRHTATQRTEASFKAFVEGLFGNEESKRVKPSPATDPDLLLKPYEYCSDYDMNKNRNKRDENSEVNKFLRSALYTGTVWDVSQRLGFRHNLSVEQMEAMWDVCRYEQAXQTSRPSPFCAAFTEDQVRVLEYKEDLTYYYRNSYGYANSPELACHAVADMLRHLSSRDDPTVVAYFTHDSEIQLFLRALGAKRDSMPLRADNFPFMRNRQYTSSDIPFAANVAAVKYQCTEPREPEKVIFFLNEKPLMFDWCSVGLCNWSDVKRQYQRFAEGNCDQSYCHGNGAGVAFDHPLAMLVLSIILLLAWAQRPLFF